A genomic stretch from Flavobacterium sp. KS-LB2 includes:
- a CDS encoding PorT family protein, whose product MKKIALTLFFALLSITAFSQYKYRDSNRIGISFGVNQFTLNTDNFQTKPDLGWNAGLSMRGNFYNNWDMVYNIQFSENNFSVATNTLTLVQEDVNYKLASAQVSLQVSYKLVENHLSIEFGPIVQVNGKLNIDNSDENNVISGTTLLAKDIREISNFNFYPTVGITFGVRHFRANVSYQYGVNNMLENLNNKNLGVNFKGNPGILNGNLIIYL is encoded by the coding sequence ATGAAAAAGATAGCGCTTACTTTATTTTTTGCTTTACTATCGATAACAGCCTTCTCCCAATATAAATATAGGGATTCAAATAGGATAGGAATCAGTTTTGGAGTCAATCAATTTACCCTGAATACGGATAATTTCCAAACTAAACCTGATTTGGGTTGGAATGCGGGACTTTCTATGCGGGGAAATTTCTATAATAATTGGGATATGGTGTATAACATTCAATTTAGCGAAAATAATTTTTCTGTTGCAACGAATACTTTGACTTTGGTACAGGAAGATGTTAATTATAAATTGGCGTCAGCTCAAGTGTCTTTACAAGTAAGTTATAAATTGGTTGAAAATCATTTGAGTATTGAGTTTGGCCCAATTGTTCAGGTAAATGGAAAATTAAATATAGATAACTCTGATGAAAACAATGTCATTTCTGGGACAACGTTGCTAGCCAAAGATATTAGGGAGATTTCAAATTTTAATTTTTATCCAACGGTTGGAATCACGTTTGGTGTTCGTCATTTCAGAGCTAATGTTTCCTATCAATATGGAGTCAATAACATGCTTGAAAACTTGAACAACAAGAATTTAGGAGTCAATTTCAAAGGGAATCCAGGAATACTGAATGGTAATTTGATTATTTATTTGTAG